From the genome of Triticum aestivum cultivar Chinese Spring chromosome 3B, IWGSC CS RefSeq v2.1, whole genome shotgun sequence, one region includes:
- the LOC123064433 gene encoding uncharacterized protein isoform X1 — translation MYSGPTPFPAAAPAPGSGSYTTLGPFAAAPYATPGSANYPTPAPFPAAPTLLPGPSSWDQQALFHQAYSNVATQHPNSATDWIMDSGASSHVTGQQGSRQQDGSHALQ, via the exons ATGTACTCCGGCCCGACGCCCTTCCCTGCTGCTGCACCTGCCCCTGGATCGGGGTCCTACACCACGCTCGGGCCCTTTGCTGCTGCCCCGTATGCGACTCCTGGATCGGCAAACTACCCCACGCCGGCGCCCTTTCCTGCTGCTCCAACACTGCTGCCGGGGCCCTCTAGCTGGGATCAGCAGGCCTTGTTTCACCAGGCCTACAGCAACGTCGCGACCCAACACCCCAACAGCGCCACCGACTGGATAATGGATTCAGGCGCCTCTTCACACGTCACAGGTCAGCAAG GATCTCGCCAGCAGGACGGTTCTCATGCGCTCCAATAG
- the LOC123064433 gene encoding uncharacterized protein isoform X2, which yields MYSGPTPFPAAAPAPGSGSYTTLGPFAAAPYATPGSANYPTPAPFPAAPTLLPGPSSWDQQALFHQAYSNVATQHPNSATDWIMDSGASSHVTGSRQQDGSHALQ from the exons ATGTACTCCGGCCCGACGCCCTTCCCTGCTGCTGCACCTGCCCCTGGATCGGGGTCCTACACCACGCTCGGGCCCTTTGCTGCTGCCCCGTATGCGACTCCTGGATCGGCAAACTACCCCACGCCGGCGCCCTTTCCTGCTGCTCCAACACTGCTGCCGGGGCCCTCTAGCTGGGATCAGCAGGCCTTGTTTCACCAGGCCTACAGCAACGTCGCGACCCAACACCCCAACAGCGCCACCGACTGGATAATGGATTCAGGCGCCTCTTCACACGTCACAG GATCTCGCCAGCAGGACGGTTCTCATGCGCTCCAATAG